The following coding sequences lie in one Chloroflexota bacterium genomic window:
- a CDS encoding transposase, with protein sequence MRQHIHDLQVSYQALICRYVRVRPEQAALRMRLRELAAVRVSYGYERPHLLLRREGWHVNHKRLYRLYRDESLCLRRKHPQRWVARQRREIRPTATRREKRCSLDFMHDELIDGRCIRTLTLVDHLARESPPLVIYLNLTGHRVVDALGYLALQSRPRRGGEAQRRRRAAGRLARGRAVAAPGYTAGQGSGPPRHAPASHALPGRF encoded by the coding sequence AGGCGCTGATCTGCAGGTACGTGCGCGTGCGGCCTGAGCAGGCGGCTTTGCGGATGCGCCTGAGGGAGCTTGCGGCTGTTCGCGTCAGCTACGGCTACGAACGGCCCCACCTGCTCCTACGGCGGGAGGGCTGGCACGTCAACCACAAGCGCCTCTACCGCCTATACAGGGATGAAAGCCTCTGCCTCCGCCGCAAGCACCCCCAGCGCTGGGTTGCCCGTCAGAGACGGGAGATTCGGCCAACCGCGACGCGGCGAGAGAAGCGCTGTTCGCTAGACTTCATGCACGATGAGCTCATCGACGGCCGCTGCATCCGCACTTTGACGTTAGTCGATCACCTTGCCCGTGAGAGTCCCCCGTTAGTCATCTACCTGAACCTGACCGGCCATCGGGTCGTCGACGCCCTGGGCTACCTTGCGCTCCAAAGCCGGCCCCGCCGGGGAGGCGAAGCTCAGCGCCGTCGTCGTGCCGCTGGACGGCTCGCCCGTGGCCGAGCAGTCGCTGCCCCAGGTTATACGGCTGGCCAGGGCTCTGGACCTCCGCGTCACGCTCCTGCAAGTCACGCCCTCCCTGGCCGATTTCA